GTGAAGCAAATTCAGCAATAACCAGGCTGCCGGTAAAGCCAGCGGGGCCGGGGTCTTCACTATCGATTGCCGGGTGCGGGCCTGCAACTAAAAGACGCCCTTCATCACGAAGTGATTCAAGCCTTGCCAGGTGATCGGGTCGGGCAGCCAGGCGTTGCTCTAAAGTGTTGGGTTTATCTTCGCTAATAATGGCGTAGAACATTATTTGATCCTTAATTATCGTTTTCGTGCTTTGTTTCAGTTGTTTCAGGCTCAATATGTTTTGATATATAGAAGCCTTGTAACAGGATAAAAATAACGGTGAGCCCTAACATGCCAAATAATTTGAAGTTAACCCAAGTCTCTTCGCTCATAGTGTAGGCTACGTAGAGGTTAATTGCTCCTAATATAAGGTAGAAAATAACCCAGGCCAGGTTAAGTTGCTTCCATGCGTGCGCAGGCATCTCAATGGTTCCCGCCATCAGTCGCTGTATAATTGTTTTGTCACCAATGAACTGACTGCCCAGGAATGCTGTAGCAAATAACCACGTAACAACCGTAGGTTTCCACTGTATAAACGTTTTATCCTGAAAGATAATGGTCGCCCCGCCCAGGACCACAACGAGTCCCAATGTGACCAGCTGAATCATTTCGATTTTATGGGTCTTAATCCAGGTGTATAGCATCTGTAACAGAGTGGCTGGAATGAGAATTGCGGTTGCCAAAATAATATCATCGGTGCTTTTGTAAACAATAAAGAAGATAATAACGGGCAGAAAATCTAAAAGTAGTTTCATGGCAACATTTTAGTAGTTAAAAGTGAGTTGATTATAGAGTGAGCGAGTTAAGTTATAAACCCGACGGTAGTGGGGAATTACCATATAGCGATCTTCATTGTCATTCCTGCTATTCCGACGGTGAACTTACGCCGGCTGAGTTGCTTCAGGGTGCATCTGAACAAGGTGTTGAGGTATTTGCTTTAACTGACCATGATACTGTTGCTGGGGTACAAGAGCTTCGGGCAGCCGCTATTGATAGCTCTGTCAGGGTGTTGTCTGGAACTGAACTAACCTGCAGCTGGGGTCGTAATATGGTTCATATTATAGGGCTTGGCTTTGATGAGACTGATTCGTTACTCGGTGAATATTTGCGAGGGCTGGATCGGCTTAGACTGGAAAGAGCAGAGTTAATTGCTCAGCGATTGATCAAGCGAAATATCCCTGATCTTTTGTCCCGCGCTCTAGAGCTGGCCGGGGCGGGTCAGATTGGGCGGCCGCATTTTGCTCAGGCGATGGTTGAAGCGGGCGTGGTAAAGAATGAAGTGCAGGCTTTTAACCGTTATCTGGGGGCTGGGAAAGTGGGTGACGTAAAAGTGGAATGGCCA
The genomic region above belongs to Amphritea japonica ATCC BAA-1530 and contains:
- a CDS encoding YciI family protein → MFYAIISEDKPNTLEQRLAARPDHLARLESLRDEGRLLVAGPHPAIDSEDPGPAGFTGSLVIAEFASLNEAQSWADEDPYINAGVYQQVVVKPYKKVLP
- a CDS encoding septation protein A; amino-acid sequence: MKLLLDFLPVIIFFIVYKSTDDIILATAILIPATLLQMLYTWIKTHKIEMIQLVTLGLVVVLGGATIIFQDKTFIQWKPTVVTWLFATAFLGSQFIGDKTIIQRLMAGTIEMPAHAWKQLNLAWVIFYLILGAINLYVAYTMSEETWVNFKLFGMLGLTVIFILLQGFYISKHIEPETTETKHENDN
- a CDS encoding PHP domain-containing protein: MSELSYKPDGSGELPYSDLHCHSCYSDGELTPAELLQGASEQGVEVFALTDHDTVAGVQELRAAAIDSSVRVLSGTELTCSWGRNMVHIIGLGFDETDSLLGEYLRGLDRLRLERAELIAQRLIKRNIPDLLSRALELAGAGQIGRPHFAQAMVEAGVVKNEVQAFNRYLGAGKVGDVKVEWPSMEQGIDIIRQSGGVSVLAHPTKYKMTFTKVRLMVESFSGQGGEAIEISYPGVESGHTPQLDKLAAKHKLMVSAGSDFHKRQFHWTGIGKYPGYCSNNAHVLSKLLQH